DNA sequence from the Methanofollis formosanus genome:
GAACTTTCTATAAGTGAAGAGCGGTCCGGGGTTCTTTCCCTTCGGTCGGTGGAAAAGTGCTTTATCTGATGTGGAGGATAGAGGCCTGCATGGAAATTGTTGTCGCAACTGACGGGGCAGGGGGGCTTGATGCGATCGCTGCCACCGACTTCGGGCGGGGCGAGACCTTCACCATCGTCTCGACCGAAAATCATGCGATCGGCGCGGTCAGGGTCGTCGAGAACACCGGGCGCCGGGCGGCGCAGGGCGCCGGGATCGTCGCGGCCGAGCAGGTGGCCGACGAGGGCGTCGACGTGGCGGCCGCCGGTCACTTCGGCCCCCATGCCGAGGAGATCCTCGGCGAGGCCGGGATCGTGATCGCCCTCGTCCCGAAGGTGACGGTGCGCGAGGCGGTCGAGCGCATCCTGACCCGCCTGGAAGAGGAGTGATCTCCCCAATCTTCATCACCTCAAAACGCCCACCCTCAGGGCATGCTTCCCGACTGTCTCCTGACGTATCTGAGGACGCACGCCCCGCTCGTCGTCGCGCTCTCGGGCGGGACCGACAGCGCCGTCCTTCTGGCCGCGGCGGTGAGGGCCGGTGTGGAGGTGGCGGCGGTGACCGTGGACACCGGGCTTGTCCCGCCCGAGGAGGTGGCGGTGGCGGCCAGGGTCGCCCGGACGCTCAGGGTGAGGCACGAGACGCTCGCTGTCGAGATGCTCGCGCGGGAGGCCGTGCGCGAGAACACTCCTGAGCGCTGCTATGTCTGCAAGAGGGTGATGATGGAGCGGGTCATCGCGTGGGCAGAGGCGCATGGCTACCGGTACGTCGTCGACGGCACCCATGCCGGCGACGACCCGGCCGGCCGTCCCGGGGTGCGGGCCCTTGCCGAACTCGGGGTGCTCAGCCCGTTTGCGGCCTGCGACATCGGCCGCGAGGAGCTCCTTGCGCTCGCCGACGCATGGGGGGTCGAGGTGCGGCCTTCCTCCTCGTGCATGGCCACGCGCATCCCGACCGGGACCGTCGTCACTGTCGAGGCGATGCGCCGGGCGCATGAGGCCGAGGAGTTCCTGCGGCGCGCCGGGATCCCGGGCCGGATCCGGGTGCGGGTCGCCGGGCGGTCGGCGAAGGTCGAGGTGCCCGCCGGCTACGAGGAGCAGGCGCGGACCCTTGTTGCCGGGGTGCGGGCCGTCGGATTCGATGAAGTAGAGGTGGTCTGAGATGGGAACGGTGCTTGTACGTTTTGGCGAACTTTTTCTGAAAAGCGAGAATGTGCGCCGGCTGTATCTGCGAAAACTCCAGCATAATATGGACCTGGCCCTCACCGCCTCTGGGGTCGAGCACGAGTTCGAGGTGCACCGGGACCGTCTCCTGGTCCATGGTCCGGACGCCGCGGCGATCGCGCGGGTGGCGGCGCGGACCTTCGGGCTCGTCGACGTCGCGGTCTGCACCCAGACTGGGCCCACCATTCCCCAGATGGGCGCGGCGGCCTTTGCCCTGGCGAGAAGACAT
Encoded proteins:
- a CDS encoding 7-cyano-7-deazaguanine synthase, whose protein sequence is MLPDCLLTYLRTHAPLVVALSGGTDSAVLLAAAVRAGVEVAAVTVDTGLVPPEEVAVAARVARTLRVRHETLAVEMLAREAVRENTPERCYVCKRVMMERVIAWAEAHGYRYVVDGTHAGDDPAGRPGVRALAELGVLSPFAACDIGREELLALADAWGVEVRPSSSCMATRIPTGTVVTVEAMRRAHEAEEFLRRAGIPGRIRVRVAGRSAKVEVPAGYEEQARTLVAGVRAVGFDEVEVV
- a CDS encoding NifB/NifX family molybdenum-iron cluster-binding protein — translated: MEIVVATDGAGGLDAIAATDFGRGETFTIVSTENHAIGAVRVVENTGRRAAQGAGIVAAEQVADEGVDVAAAGHFGPHAEEILGEAGIVIALVPKVTVREAVERILTRLEEE